The proteins below are encoded in one region of Paenibacillus albus:
- a CDS encoding cell division protein FtsA: protein MSSQIAEIQFKQRVFAVDIGTRSVIGLVGYYENGKLVVEHGEVEYHKDRVMIDGQIHDIDGVTESIRAIKTKLEEVSGQTFTEVAIAAAGRSLITGRARLSQSIDETKPIEKHVIDSLEMEGLQKVYAELLEESQEMQDYFCIGHTVVHYYLNEKTMLSLLGHKGRTIEVDLIATFLPRTVVDSLYAAVSRIGLDVSYLTLEPIAAIEAAVPANIRLLNIALVDIGAGTSDIAITKEGTVVAYAMTATAGDEITEALAQAYLMDFDSAEELKCKLREQPVQRYKDIIGMEYEKPTEDILDQLSEVIDLVAKNIADNVLDKNGKAPSAVFLTGGGSQIPRLNEMLAGYLELPVERVATRDLSNIPNLSVSNFSLRGPEVVTPIGILAKAVSHLGRDFVEVFVNGASVKLINTKTLKVIDALMLVGFNPQQLIARAGKSFEVHLNGRRKTVFGEAGEAGEIYVNGEPSNISTPIKPQDRIVIVPAKHGEKREMTLGKLVHVHAGWKVNGAWMSAVTNVRVNGQAAEGDLLLSDQDVIEYEQLETVADLRRVRGIGKAAVVVYVNGAVAEDSYRIAELDEVMIVEVEAAGDGSGAAFAEVAAARDEAAVAVVVPQVLVAEGADGGGGGGEGGAAEETGSAETSNADEPLEAIEETEPDAAAADDPTIIIMYNGSPLTLPRGLAFVNLFDYVDFDRTKRQGSLLMTHNGEQASYTRPVEAGDVIEVKWV from the coding sequence GTGTCATCGCAAATAGCAGAAATTCAATTCAAGCAGCGTGTATTTGCAGTTGATATTGGGACAAGGAGCGTTATCGGCCTTGTTGGCTACTACGAGAACGGGAAGCTTGTCGTTGAGCATGGCGAGGTGGAATACCACAAGGATCGTGTGATGATCGACGGACAAATTCATGATATTGACGGAGTTACGGAGTCTATTCGTGCTATTAAGACGAAGCTTGAGGAAGTGAGCGGTCAGACGTTCACGGAGGTCGCGATCGCTGCAGCCGGACGGTCTCTTATTACGGGTAGAGCGAGGCTGTCGCAGAGCATCGACGAGACGAAGCCGATTGAGAAGCATGTCATCGATTCACTAGAGATGGAAGGCTTGCAGAAGGTATATGCAGAGCTGCTAGAGGAGTCTCAGGAGATGCAGGATTATTTCTGCATTGGGCATACGGTCGTTCACTATTACTTGAATGAGAAAACGATGCTGAGCCTCCTTGGGCATAAAGGACGGACGATTGAGGTCGATTTAATTGCCACGTTTCTGCCGCGTACTGTAGTGGACAGCCTCTATGCAGCAGTGAGCCGGATTGGGCTTGATGTCAGCTATTTGACTCTGGAGCCGATCGCTGCCATTGAAGCGGCTGTTCCTGCAAATATTCGATTACTCAACATTGCGCTGGTCGATATTGGCGCCGGGACGAGCGATATTGCTATTACGAAAGAGGGCACCGTTGTGGCCTATGCGATGACGGCAACTGCGGGAGACGAGATTACGGAGGCGCTCGCGCAGGCCTACCTGATGGACTTCGACAGCGCGGAAGAGCTGAAGTGCAAGCTGCGCGAGCAGCCAGTTCAGCGGTATAAGGACATCATCGGCATGGAGTATGAGAAGCCGACCGAGGACATATTGGATCAGCTGTCGGAGGTCATCGATTTGGTCGCGAAGAACATCGCGGACAACGTGCTTGATAAGAACGGCAAGGCGCCGAGCGCGGTGTTCTTGACCGGTGGCGGCAGCCAAATTCCGCGGCTGAATGAGATGCTCGCGGGGTACTTGGAGCTGCCGGTGGAGCGGGTTGCGACAAGGGATCTGTCGAACATTCCGAACCTTAGCGTGAGCAACTTCAGCTTGCGGGGGCCGGAGGTCGTGACGCCGATTGGAATATTGGCCAAGGCGGTGTCACATCTAGGCCGCGACTTCGTCGAAGTGTTCGTGAACGGCGCTAGCGTGAAGCTCATCAATACGAAGACGTTGAAGGTGATCGATGCGCTTATGCTCGTGGGCTTCAATCCGCAGCAGCTCATTGCGAGGGCGGGCAAGTCGTTCGAGGTGCACCTTAACGGACGGAGGAAGACGGTGTTCGGCGAAGCGGGAGAGGCCGGCGAAATCTATGTGAATGGCGAGCCGTCCAATATCAGCACCCCGATCAAGCCGCAGGATCGCATCGTTATCGTGCCTGCCAAGCATGGCGAGAAGCGGGAGATGACGCTCGGCAAGCTCGTCCATGTGCATGCGGGCTGGAAGGTGAATGGCGCGTGGATGAGTGCGGTTACGAATGTACGGGTGAACGGACAAGCTGCGGAAGGCGATCTGCTGCTGAGCGATCAGGATGTAATCGAATATGAGCAGCTTGAGACCGTGGCGGACCTGCGCCGGGTACGGGGAATTGGCAAAGCTGCCGTTGTTGTTTATGTGAACGGTGCGGTTGCGGAGGACAGCTATCGGATTGCGGAGCTTGATGAGGTGATGATCGTTGAAGTTGAGGCAGCCGGTGATGGAAGCGGAGCTGCGTTCGCTGAGGTGGCTGCAGCGAGGGATGAAGCTGCTGTCGCTGTAGTGGTGCCTCAGGTTCTGGTAGCTGAAGGAGCCGACGGTGGTGGTGGTGGTGGCGAAGGTGGCGCAGCCGAGGAGACCGGCAGTGCGGAGACGAGCAACGCCGATGAGCCGCTGGAAGCCATCGAAGAGACGGAGCCTGACGCAGCTGCTGCTGACGATCCCACCATCATTATCATGTACAACGGTTCCCCGCTGACGTTGCCGCGCGGTCTCGCCTTCGTGAACCTGTTCGACTACGTCGATTTCGACAGAACTAAGCGGCAGGGCAGCCTGCTTATGACGCATAACGGCGAGCAGGCTTCCTACACGCGGCCAGTTGAAGCCGGCGATGTCATTGAAGTGAAGTGGGTGTAG